One window of the Granulicella arctica genome contains the following:
- a CDS encoding ABC transporter ATP-binding protein: protein MLPFLKFEHVSVARGETVVLHDVSLSINRGEHIAILGPNGCGKSTLIKAMTCECYPLVQPETTVSIFGRSRWDLTELKKKLGVVSADLPGEPTRRTTGFDAILSGFFSSSTLWPNLTITPALLARAEEVLVQVDAVALRDKQVGGMSAGQQRRIMIGRALVGSADMLLLDEPSNALDLSAQRDLRLLLRQLAQQGTGILLITHHIADILPEMDRVLMMQEGRIVADGPKEELLTAVRLSDLFDTEVQLEQKEGFYHAW from the coding sequence ATGCTTCCTTTTCTAAAGTTTGAACACGTCAGCGTCGCTCGCGGCGAGACAGTTGTTTTGCACGACGTCAGCCTGAGCATCAACCGCGGCGAGCACATTGCTATACTGGGACCGAATGGCTGTGGCAAGTCTACGCTGATCAAGGCGATGACTTGCGAATGCTACCCCCTAGTCCAGCCGGAGACAACGGTCAGCATCTTTGGCCGGTCGCGGTGGGACCTGACTGAACTCAAGAAGAAGCTGGGCGTCGTCTCGGCCGACCTACCGGGGGAGCCGACGCGGCGGACAACCGGCTTCGATGCCATCCTTTCTGGATTTTTCTCGAGCAGCACTCTTTGGCCCAACCTGACGATTACGCCAGCGTTGCTGGCACGCGCCGAAGAGGTGCTGGTTCAGGTGGATGCTGTTGCGCTGCGCGACAAGCAGGTTGGTGGGATGTCGGCGGGTCAGCAGCGGCGCATTATGATTGGCCGGGCGCTGGTTGGCTCTGCGGACATGCTACTGCTCGATGAGCCTTCGAACGCGCTCGATCTTTCTGCGCAACGAGACCTGCGGCTGTTGCTGCGGCAGCTTGCCCAGCAGGGAACCGGTATCCTGCTGATCACACACCATATCGCCGATATCCTGCCGGAGATGGACCGTGTGCTGATGATGCAGGAGGGTCGGATTGTGGCAGATGGGCCGAAAGAGGAGCTGCTGACGGCGGTTCGATTATCAGACCTTTTCGATACCGAAGTGCAGCTTGAGCAAAAGGAGGGCTTCTACCACGCGTGGTGA
- a CDS encoding AIM24 family protein, translating to MQSRILGTTMPVLEFALGQNDAIVSEAGELSWMSATIQMTTHTQMGGGGGFFGALKRVAGGGSLFMTEYRAIGAPGEVAFATRVPGHIVPVDVNANQEYLVHRHGFLCATQNVNLGVGFQQSLGAGIFGGDGFLLQKLTGQGVAWLELSGEVIIKDLAPGELLRVHPGHVGAFQTSVNFQIARIPGIKNMIFGGDGIFLAALTGPGRVWLQTLPISRLAHQLQEYMKVERVQQTESGVVGGLVGSVLRNMQ from the coding sequence ATGCAAAGCCGCATTCTTGGTACCACGATGCCTGTCCTCGAGTTTGCGCTGGGGCAGAATGACGCGATTGTCTCGGAGGCGGGCGAGCTTTCGTGGATGTCGGCCACGATTCAGATGACGACGCACACGCAGATGGGTGGGGGCGGCGGCTTCTTCGGTGCGCTGAAGCGTGTGGCGGGCGGCGGGTCGCTCTTTATGACAGAGTATCGGGCGATCGGCGCTCCGGGTGAGGTGGCGTTTGCGACGCGGGTGCCGGGGCATATTGTGCCCGTCGACGTGAATGCGAACCAGGAGTACCTTGTGCATCGGCATGGTTTTCTGTGTGCCACGCAAAATGTGAATCTTGGTGTCGGATTTCAGCAGTCGCTGGGCGCGGGCATCTTTGGCGGCGACGGCTTTCTGCTGCAGAAGCTTACCGGCCAGGGAGTTGCGTGGCTGGAGCTTTCGGGAGAGGTGATCATCAAGGACCTGGCGCCGGGCGAGTTGCTGCGGGTGCATCCGGGCCACGTTGGCGCATTTCAGACGAGTGTCAACTTCCAGATCGCGCGCATCCCGGGTATCAAGAACATGATCTTCGGCGGCGATGGTATCTTTCTCGCTGCGCTGACAGGGCCGGGTCGTGTGTGGTTGCAGACGCTGCCTATCTCACGGCTGGCGCACCAGCTCCAGGAGTACATGAAGGTCGAGCGGGTGCAGCAGACAGAAAGTGGAGTTGTGGGCGGATTGGTGGGTTCAGTGCTTCGCAACATGCAGTAG